One Novosphingobium sp. G106 DNA segment encodes these proteins:
- a CDS encoding DksA/TraR family C4-type zinc finger protein encodes MANGWAPDGAVQDQIEDSIKDALESARARMPSGEGLENCEDCGEEIPAARRKALPGARTCVPCQSARDKLPTFSAINRRGSKDSQLR; translated from the coding sequence ATGGCCAACGGCTGGGCGCCGGACGGCGCCGTTCAGGATCAGATAGAGGACAGCATCAAGGATGCCCTTGAGAGTGCGCGGGCGCGCATGCCCAGCGGCGAGGGCCTGGAAAATTGCGAAGATTGTGGCGAGGAAATTCCCGCGGCGCGGCGCAAAGCGCTCCCTGGCGCGCGAACCTGCGTCCCATGCCAGTCGGCGCGCGACAAGCTCCCCACCTTCTCCGCAATCAATCGCCGTGGCAGCAAGGACAGCCAGCTCCGCTGA
- the ligD gene encoding DNA ligase D: MKSGAATSTRQADTKQAEAALARYRAKRDFAQTAEPAGATEPTAGNGFVVQKHAATRLHYDFRLELGGVLVSWAVTRGPSNNPDDKRLAVRTEDHPLDYARFEGTIPKGQYGGGTVMLWDNGTWESIPGKDPRETLPEGHLHFILHGRRMQGEWILFRLKPRGKEKGENWILRKVSDDFVGGSDDLVGIHLTSIDSGRTMDEIAAGLAAPKRSAAAKSAGAAKTPAQAKIPTEARSPVKAKKSRKALGTLPPFQPVQLATLVDRVPPGDRWLHELKYDGYRTLLAVGSGEGRAYTRSGLDWSDRFARLIAEATELAADSALIDGEAVVTLPDGRTSFQALQAALKGDPGKIDYFAFDLLELNGEDLTSRPLLERKALLAGLLDGVNGRLRYSDHILGQGEQLFESFCGAGLEGVISKRVDAKYSGSRAGSWVKTKCIRRQEFVVVGWTPSDKQRGFRSLLLGVNEDGMLRYAGKVGTGFSGDEIERLMEIMAPLEQSEATVPAPRAAVRGAHWLKPRLVAEIAYIEFTDEGVLRHPSYLGLREDKKPEAVVLEKEQPVAAVAAAPATSGVKISNRERVIFPEGKHTKGQLADYYEAVAPIMLEWAGSRPISLVRCPQGRAKKCFFQKHDAGSFGDDVKHVAIREKDGHDEPYLFVDTPAGLLTCVQMGTIEFHGWGARIEDVEKADRLVFDLDPDVGLKFADVVSAAFHVQDVLAQMGLVTFPMVTGGKGVHVIAPLTPSAEWPQVKDFAHRFALALAQAEPARFTAALAKAKRTGRIFIDYLRNQRGATAVMPYSVRSREYAPIAVPITWEELRGLASPARWHIGDGAEMVRRAASKDLAHWGRADQVLPDL; the protein is encoded by the coding sequence CAGGCGCAGCGACCAGCACAAGACAGGCTGACACAAAGCAGGCGGAGGCGGCGCTCGCGCGCTACCGCGCGAAGCGCGACTTCGCGCAGACCGCCGAACCCGCCGGCGCGACCGAGCCCACAGCCGGCAATGGATTTGTCGTCCAGAAGCATGCCGCTACGCGGCTCCATTACGATTTTCGCCTGGAACTAGGCGGCGTCCTCGTTAGCTGGGCGGTGACGCGCGGGCCCAGCAACAATCCCGACGACAAACGGCTTGCGGTGAGGACCGAGGATCACCCGCTCGACTACGCACGCTTCGAAGGCACGATTCCAAAGGGACAATATGGCGGCGGCACCGTCATGCTGTGGGACAACGGCACCTGGGAATCGATCCCCGGCAAGGATCCGCGCGAGACCCTGCCCGAAGGTCACCTCCATTTCATCCTCCACGGCCGGCGCATGCAGGGCGAATGGATCCTGTTTCGGCTGAAGCCGCGCGGCAAGGAGAAGGGCGAAAACTGGATACTGCGCAAGGTCAGCGACGATTTCGTCGGCGGTTCGGACGATCTTGTCGGCATTCACCTGACCAGCATCGACAGCGGCCGCACCATGGACGAGATTGCCGCCGGCCTGGCGGCGCCCAAGCGCAGCGCCGCAGCCAAGTCTGCCGGGGCGGCGAAGACGCCCGCCCAAGCTAAAATACCGACCGAAGCGCGGTCGCCGGTCAAGGCCAAGAAGTCGCGCAAGGCCCTCGGGACTCTACCACCGTTCCAGCCCGTCCAGCTCGCGACCTTGGTTGACCGTGTCCCGCCGGGAGACCGCTGGCTCCACGAGCTTAAGTACGACGGCTACCGCACGCTACTCGCGGTCGGCAGCGGCGAAGGGCGGGCCTACACGCGCTCGGGCCTCGACTGGTCCGACCGGTTCGCCCGGCTCATTGCCGAGGCGACCGAGCTTGCCGCCGACAGTGCCCTCATTGACGGCGAAGCCGTAGTGACATTGCCCGACGGGCGGACGAGTTTTCAGGCGCTGCAGGCGGCGCTCAAGGGCGATCCCGGCAAGATCGACTACTTCGCGTTCGATCTCCTCGAGCTCAACGGCGAGGATCTCACCAGTCGCCCGCTGCTTGAGCGCAAGGCGTTGCTTGCCGGGCTCCTCGATGGGGTCAACGGCCGCCTGCGCTATTCGGACCATATCCTCGGCCAGGGCGAACAGCTGTTCGAGAGCTTTTGCGGCGCTGGGCTCGAAGGGGTGATCTCCAAGCGCGTCGATGCCAAGTATTCGGGCTCGCGCGCCGGCTCGTGGGTCAAGACCAAATGCATCCGGCGCCAGGAATTCGTCGTGGTCGGCTGGACACCCTCGGACAAGCAGCGCGGTTTCCGCTCGCTGCTGCTCGGCGTCAACGAAGATGGCATGCTGCGCTATGCGGGCAAGGTCGGCACCGGCTTCTCCGGTGATGAGATCGAGCGCCTCATGGAGATCATGGCACCGCTCGAGCAGAGCGAGGCCACCGTTCCGGCCCCCCGAGCAGCGGTGCGCGGCGCTCATTGGCTAAAGCCTCGGCTTGTCGCCGAGATCGCCTATATCGAATTCACCGATGAAGGCGTGCTGCGCCATCCGAGCTATCTCGGCCTGCGCGAGGACAAGAAACCCGAGGCCGTCGTGCTCGAAAAGGAGCAGCCGGTCGCCGCCGTCGCGGCCGCGCCGGCGACCAGCGGGGTCAAGATCAGCAACCGCGAGCGCGTGATCTTTCCCGAAGGCAAGCATACCAAGGGCCAGCTCGCCGACTATTACGAGGCGGTGGCGCCGATCATGCTCGAATGGGCCGGCAGCCGGCCCATCAGCCTCGTGCGCTGTCCGCAGGGCCGCGCCAAGAAATGCTTTTTCCAGAAGCACGATGCCGGCAGCTTCGGCGACGACGTCAAGCACGTCGCCATTCGCGAGAAGGACGGGCACGACGAGCCCTACCTGTTCGTCGATACGCCCGCTGGGCTGCTGACCTGCGTTCAGATGGGCACGATCGAGTTCCACGGCTGGGGTGCGCGGATCGAGGATGTCGAAAAAGCCGACCGTCTCGTCTTCGATCTCGACCCCGACGTCGGCCTTAAATTCGCAGATGTCGTCTCGGCGGCGTTCCACGTCCAGGACGTGCTGGCGCAGATGGGCCTCGTCACTTTCCCGATGGTGACGGGCGGCAAAGGCGTCCATGTCATCGCGCCGCTGACGCCGTCGGCCGAGTGGCCGCAAGTCAAGGATTTTGCACACCGTTTCGCGCTGGCGCTGGCGCAGGCCGAGCCCGCGCGCTTCACGGCAGCGCTGGCGAAGGCCAAGCGAACCGGACGAATATTCATCGACTACCTGCGCAACCAACGCGGCGCGACCGCGGTCATGCCCTATAGTGTGCGGTCGCGCGAATATGCGCCGATCGCGGTTCCGATTACCTGGGAAGAACTTCGCGGTCTCGCCAGTCCCGCGCGCTGGCACATCGGCGACGGCGCGGAAATGGTGCGTCGCGCGGCGTCGAAGGATCTCGCGCATTGGGGCCGGGCGGACCAAGTGCTTCCCGACCTCTGA